CATTCGTATTGCTCCTCCTTGGTATATGACACAATTGGCTTATTGGGGATATTTCTTGCTGTTTCTTCTTTTGCTTTGGGGGCTTGTTTATATGGCTATTCGTCGCTATCGTCGGAAACGGGATATTATTATTGAGAAACTGAACCGACAAAAACGAGATGAAATTTATGAATCTAAATTAAGGTTCTTTACAAATATCACACATGAATTTTGTACACCTCTTACTTTAATATCAGGACCTTGTGAGAAGATTCTGTCCTATGCCGGAACAGATGGATATATCCGTAAATATGCTGATTTGGTTCAACAGAATGCACAGAAACTGAACTCGCTGATTCAAGAACTGATAGAATTTCGTCGGTTAGAAACAGGGCATAAGGTATTGGATATACAAGAGGTAGCTGTGGATGAGCATACTCGGGGCATTGCCGAATCTTTCGGTGAATGGGTGGAAAGTAGAAAGGTGGATTATCAACTAAATATTGAGGAGGGAGATCGCTGGAATACAGATGTGAGTTGCTTGAGTAAAATTGTCAATAATTTGATATCGAATGCTTTCAAATATACCTCCGATGGCGGTAAGATAACTGTGGAGCAATGTATTGAAGGAGAAAGGCTTTGTATCCGTGTATCCAATTCAGGTAAGGGAATTAAGAAGGAGAATCTGGATAAGATATTCGATCGCTATAAGATTCTGGATGATTTTGAAACGCAGAATAAGAACGAAGCTTTCCCGAGAAATGGCTTGGGACTGGCTATTTGTCATAGTATGGTGAATCTGCTTGCTGGAGAGATTCGCGTGATGAGCATACCGGAAGAGGTGACGACTTTTGAGGTTGTTTTGCCGATGTTGACTGTTACTGATGCGAAATCAGGAGAATTGAAGGAACTGAAGAAGCAAGTAATGCCAATTAGCGATAAACCAGTAGAGCAGAAGAAGGATATTGTTGCAGATTATGACGCTTCTAGGCAGACTATAATGATTATTGATGATGATCCTTCTATGTTGTGGTTTGTGACAGAAATCTTTGCGGGTAAATATAATGTGCAGCCGTTTAATAGTGCGCAGGAGGCGTTGGAACAGTTGAAACTGAAACAACCGGACTTGATTTTATCGGATGTGATGATGCCGGATATGGATGGACGGGCATTTGCGAAGATTGTGAAGGAAGATAAATTGTTGAGTCATATTCCGCTAGTATTGCTCTCGGCACTTAATTATATTGATGAGCAAGTGAAAGGAATCGAATCGGGTGCGGAGGCATACGTTACAAAACCTTTTAATGTCGAATATCTAGAGAAGATTGTAGAAAGGCAGATTAGGCGTAAAGAGGATATGAAAGAGTATTATAACTCTATTTATAGTGCTTTTAAACTGGAAGACGGGCATCTTTTGCATAAAGAAGACAAGTCGTTCTTTGAGAAAATGATGCGAGTGATAGATGAATATGTGGAGAATCCGGAGCTTTCGGTAGAGTTGTTGAGCGCTTCATTAGGGTGTAGCACTCGTCAGTTTTATCGGAAATTGAAGAATATAACGGATAAAACTCCGGCTGACATTATCAAAGAGTATCGTCTGACGGTAGCGGAACGCCTGTTGCTTACTACAAATCTTACAGTAGAGGAGGTTATGAATAAGGCGGGTTATACGAATAGAGGTACTTTCTATAAAGTGTTTTCTCAAAAGTTCGGAATACCTCCGCGGCAGTATAGAGAGATGAAAAAAAAAGATTTGAAAGAGAAGGACTTTCATTAGTATAATTGAGTGGGGGTGTGTCAAGGGTTTGAATAGTTTATCACGTTGACACACCCCCAATTTCTCGGAAGATTAAAGTTGCTTTTTGGGCTTTCTTCTCGCCCATCCTTCTTCACTGAAGTCAGGCTCCTTATCTTTGAAAAATTCCTGCCAGTTATCTTTCCTTTTCGGTCCGCGGGCATCCGAATATCCCCGCTCTGCACGGCTTGGTTTTTCCTTCTTGCTGGATTTTGAACCTTTGGCAGAAGCATCCTTAGATTTTCTGTCTTTATTTTCATAGCGTGGAGCGCGCTCTTCGTTTTTACCGGATCTTTTACCGCCTTTGCGTTCACCCGAACCGTTTTCGTGTCCTTTTCCGCCTTCTTCACTGGAAACTTCTACAACAACTTTGCGACCATTCCATTTGGCACGGTTTAGAGCTTTTAGAACATTGACAGTTTCTTTTTCAGGTACTTCGAAGAAAGAGAAGTTCTGCATCAGGTCAATGCGTCCCAACTCGATACGTCCGCGTGTATTACTGTTCAATAAGCCGATAAGATCACTGGGGAAGAAACTGTCTGTTTTACCCAGATTGATGAATAGGCGGTTGAAGCCTGGAGCAGCTTTCCGACTTCTCTTTTCGAAACCGTTTTCTTTGCGGTCACCTTTTCTGGCACGTTCACTACGGCTTTCAATTGTTGGTTGTTCTATTTCCGGGCGGTGGCGGTAATATTCTGCGAAACGGTTGAATTCGTGCGAAACCACTCGTTTTATCAGGTCTTCCTTGCTCAACCATTCTAGTTTACGATAGATTTCCGGCATGAAGCCTGCGATTTCTTCTTCATTTACTTTTACTTTTTCAAGGTCGTCAATAACCTTAATCAACTGCTTCTGGCAAATGCCTGCCGCAGTCGGCATCTCTCCGGTAATGAATTTCTTGCCGATAATTCGTTCTATTTCTCTTAACTTTCCCTTCTCGCGGAGATTGATGATAGCGATAGAAGTACCGGTTTTTCCGGCACGTCCCGTACGTCCGCTGCGGTGAGTGTAGCTTTCTGTATCATCAGGCAAGCCGTAGTTGATGACGTGAGTCAAATCGTCCACATCCAGACCACGGGCTGCTACATCCGTAGCAACAAGCAGCTGCAGATTACGAATACGGAACTTTTGCATGACAGTGTCTCGTTGTGCTTGTGAAAGTTCGCCATGCAGCGAGTCGGCATTATAGCCTTCTTGCATTAATTTGTCAGCAATTTCCTGTGTTTCCTTGCGGGTACGGCAGAAAATAATACCGTATATTTGCGGGTAATAGTCGACAATGCGTTTTAAAGCCTCGTATTTATCTTTCGCTTGTACGGTATAAACTACGTGTTTAACGTTGTTGGTACTTTCGTTCTTACGGCCAATAGTGATTTCTTTCGCGTTACGTAAATAGTTTTTGGAGATACGTGCAATTTCCGGGCTCATAGTAGCGGAGAAAAGCAGTGTGTTACGTTCTTGCGGTACATCAGCCAGAATAGCGTTAATGCTATCTGTAAATCCCATGTTCAGCATCTCGTCTGCTTCGTCCATTACAACGTTGCGGATGGTGGATAGGGAAACGGTCTTGCGTTCCATCAAGTCCAGCAAACGTCCAGGAGTGGCTACGATGATATGTACGCCTCGTTTCAGGCTGCGTATCTGGCTGTCAATGGAAGAACCTCCATATACAGGCAGTACTTTTAGTCCATCAATGTATTTGGAATAGTCGTTCAGATCTCCTGCTATTTGGAGACAAAGCTCACGGGTAGGGCAGAGGATCAGCGATTGTGGGATTCTGTTCTTTACGTCAATTTGTTGGAGCAGAGGCAAACCGAATGCGGCTGTTTTACCTGTTCCTGTCTGTGCAAGAGCTACTACATCATTATTTTCTCCTAAAAGGTACGGAATCACTTCCTCTTGTACCGGCATGGGATTCTCGTATCCCATTTCTTCAATTGCTTTACGTATCTCCGGAGAAACGCCAAGCTCTTCAAATGTCTTCATTAAATCTCTGTATATCTTTTATTTCGGATGCAAAGATAGTTAATTTAGTTGATAATGAATGGTTGATAACGGATAATTATTGTAGACATCATCATATTTATCCTTTATCAACAATCAATTATCTGTTAATAAAATGCTGCGCAACTGTTCTATGTCTTCCATAAAAAGTTCGATTCCTCTTTTCGGATACGTTTGTATACTCCCATATTCAGATTCAACCTGTTCCTTTGCGGCATTCAGGAAATCTTTTTTAACCGAATAAATAGTAGTGATTGCTTCTTGAGAGTTGACCGGCAATTTATAGGTGTATTTAGAGGCTTTGGGGATATTGAAATAATCGTTATGGTTGAGAAGAACGGTGAACTGCTTTTTGAATTCCTTTGCGATAATTAGACAAAGTTGATAGTAATTTACGTGTTTGAATATCGTCACAAAGGACACAGAGGGTATAGTCATTTTAGTTGTTGAGCGAATGATATAAAGCTCTGTGTCCTTTTGTGCATTATGGTAAATTTTACCTGTATTTCTTTGCAAACTCCACGGATACCGAATTACTGAAACTTCCGCAAACCTCGGCTGCGAAGTCTTTTCCGCATTGGATTATTTTATCCCATATATCTTCGTTCAAGTTATTTAGGTCGCGGTATCGAACATCATATTTGAGTAATCCATAAATGAGTCCTGCATTAAAATTATCGCCGGCCCCAATGGTGCTGACTGCCTGTAACGGTTCTACCGGATAATCTTTGTTGACCAGATTGGTGCGTAACGCTACTTTTTCTCCACCTGCAGTACAGATGAATCGTGGGCAATAGAATTTGATTTTAT
The Bacteroides caecimuris DNA segment above includes these coding regions:
- a CDS encoding DEAD/DEAH box helicase, whose amino-acid sequence is MKTFEELGVSPEIRKAIEEMGYENPMPVQEEVIPYLLGENNDVVALAQTGTGKTAAFGLPLLQQIDVKNRIPQSLILCPTRELCLQIAGDLNDYSKYIDGLKVLPVYGGSSIDSQIRSLKRGVHIIVATPGRLLDLMERKTVSLSTIRNVVMDEADEMLNMGFTDSINAILADVPQERNTLLFSATMSPEIARISKNYLRNAKEITIGRKNESTNNVKHVVYTVQAKDKYEALKRIVDYYPQIYGIIFCRTRKETQEIADKLMQEGYNADSLHGELSQAQRDTVMQKFRIRNLQLLVATDVAARGLDVDDLTHVINYGLPDDTESYTHRSGRTGRAGKTGTSIAIINLREKGKLREIERIIGKKFITGEMPTAAGICQKQLIKVIDDLEKVKVNEEEIAGFMPEIYRKLEWLSKEDLIKRVVSHEFNRFAEYYRHRPEIEQPTIESRSERARKGDRKENGFEKRSRKAAPGFNRLFINLGKTDSFFPSDLIGLLNSNTRGRIELGRIDLMQNFSFFEVPEKETVNVLKALNRAKWNGRKVVVEVSSEEGGKGHENGSGERKGGKRSGKNEERAPRYENKDRKSKDASAKGSKSSKKEKPSRAERGYSDARGPKRKDNWQEFFKDKEPDFSEEGWARRKPKKQL